The genome window CTCCTCTCTGAGAAaatgaggtagtttgccattgcctttcccagtcatctttatctatttatttattacatttatatccccccatatctccaaagactcaaTCCAGCTACACTTTACACCCTGGAAGccgggtattcattttaccagccTCCGAATAATGGAcggctgagttaaccttgagccagctacctgaaaccgacttccctcgggatcgaactcagagcTTTCACTGTGTCAACTCCTTCACCCAAGGCGAAGCAGATGCCCTACTATGAGGCCAGAGATGTAACAGCATTTGCTCGATCCAATTATAGGACAATGATTTTGCCCCCCTCATGCTATATCTTTCTCTAAAGAAACACCTTGTTCTTGGCTTTGAGAAGAAGGAGGGCTTTTGATACAGGATGCTGCCTTCTCTAGAGTCAGACCGCTAGTCAAGCAAGGTTGACAAgtggcactttcgcacatgcagaataatgcactttccatccactttcaatgcactttgcagctggattttactgtgcggaatagcaaaatccacttgcaaacaattgtgaaagtgcattattctgcatgtgtgaaagtgcccaaagAGTAGGTTTCTATACCCCGCTtctctgtacctttaaggagtctcaaagcatcttagaaactctttccccttcctctccctgcaacaagccccttgtgaagttggtgggctgcagagagttctgagagggctgtgactggcccaaagtcacccagcaggcttcatgtgcaggggtGAGGGGAAAGTACTAAAACTTGCCCCTAGAGAATGCATGACTACCCTTAAGGAATAGTGTAAAGCACTCTTGCCTGTAGGAAATAATGAAAGGCACCCAAGCGTgccttccattattccctatggccAATCTTGAATTTCTTATGGGCAATCATGTAACGTCTATTGACAATCGCTGTCTTTAGTTCCAGCACCTTCCAGGACTGGGGggtcaaactggttctccagattagagtccacctgctcttaaccactattcccaCACCACAGAGAATGTCTGCTCTAGTGGGCAGCGGGTCGCAAGCGGAGAGGTCTTCCCCAGCCCCTCCTGTGCGGTCTTCTGGGCggccggggatcgaacctggcaCCTCCTGCATGCCAGGCGACCACCTGGGCCCCTTCCTTGGGAGATCCTGAGAATGCACAAAATCTGCAATGCCCGGGAAGCGCATGCATGCAAGAAAAGACCCGAAGCCACcctgcagcccagcccagccttcGCTTCCCGCGCCAGCCTTCCCCTCCAGGCCTCCCTTCCGCTCCCGCTGCGACCTACCAAGGCCGGGCCGCCGGGCCTAGCAGCAGCTCCGGGCCAGCCCAGCAAGCCTTCCCGCATGATGCTCGCAGGCAGGCGGCCGGAAGCGCTCGGCCCCTGCGCCCACCACGCGACCGGGCAGCCGCGGCCACGCCCCCTTTgcgaagggagggggcagagcgcGGCGGGTCCCGGACGACCGCGAGggctgctgggagttgtagttccgcCGCTGTCTCCAGCTGCTCTTGAAGACCGGGGGAGGTTGAAAGGAGGGAGTTTATTGGAAAGGGGAAATGTGGGGTGAAGAGCTCACGCAAGACCTCTTCGTCGCCTTTCACCGATTTGAATCGCACACCAAACCCattcatattttttaaaggagTCACAAGACgtttctttaaaaattactgCAACATTATTAACCCTGGGGTCCCTCTGGAATTTACCCCTTGAGGTTGCTTcggtttgttgggttttttgcacGCCCCGAAGGGAAATCCGCTTGATCACAAGCACTGTGAGGCTGTACAAATCACTTGTCCCTTTCGGGATTTGGCAAGTTCTTTCTGTGGTTGCAACATGGTGGCACTGGGAATTCCCCCATAGGATTGACTGGTGACGAAGCAGAGGCCGGGGGTTGCATTTCATAATGTTTGGGCGATGGGCTTCTTTGCAACACCTTCGGGGTCAAAAGTGACTTTGTGCAAAAGGATATTTGataataaattgaaaataaaGTATTCTTTGTGCAAGAGACTAATgcaatgaaattaaaataattttttgtgcAAAATAATATCTAATAATAAAGGAACGCGGGGACAAAGAGGGCCACTTCTGATTTTCGTTCACAGTTCCCATTCCTCGCCTTATCCCTCTTATTCCATCCATTATGCATCACTGCCAGGATCGTAGGTAGACTCCTCCCCCATCTGTTCCTTCTGCTTACACGTCCACACCCCCTCAGAGAGACCTAGGTAGGCTTTGTCGCCTTCTCGCGCATGCGCATACGAACGAGAAGTAACCCACCCTACGACAGCGAACCGCCCTAGCCGCAAATGAATGCCCGCAGACTGCGCATGCGGCATTTCCAAGCTAACGGCTTGCAGCCTAGTAGTGTCAAAAGCCTCCGTTTTGCGCGTGCGCTCTGGGTACAGCGACGGTGGCCGGCGAGGCTCCTCCCGTCCTACCATCTAGATGTGTTGATTCACAAACGGAGAGTCAAGCCCGTGGGTAAGTGAGCAGCTCTGGACGCGTAACGCTACCTTTTAGCTCAATGGACCTTTCCGCCATAAACCGGGTTATCAGCCTTTTACCTAACCGCCGCTCAGGTTTCTCTCCGATGGTAGATATTTCGGTGTTTACGCCGGTATCCTTCCGCGAAGCGTTAAAGGGACAGTTAGTAGTTGTTTCGCTGTATTCATCCGCCAAAGATGTAGTTCCGGCCTTCATCTGTTTCCCACTTATATTCCTCCGCAGGGCAGATGTTGTGTGGTGGTACCGCATTTGGTGCGCCAGTATCTGTCCGCATATTGCTATAATcccctatcatcatcatcatcatcatcatcatcatcatcatcatcatcatcatcatcatcatcatcatcatcatcgccaTTATTACGATTAATTCCACACCCTTTACAATAGTTTCACTCCTTTTCACAATGGGCTGAAGTTATGTGTTGTAAGTTTCGTACAGCATAATTTGTGTGCCAAGATGAGTGGGAAGGTGGCATAGAAAAATGCCCCATACGAGCAATCAAATTAGTATTGTCTAATGCAAATCTGTTTAGTTATACattccagtatgtatatttatAATATAAAAACCTGTGTGGAGAAGATGCAAGAGGCAAAAATTCCAACTACAAagactatttgtgtgtgtgtatgcccactcccaggaaactgttcttTGACATGGAAGATCACCTTTTCATTCTAGATATGTGGGAATGCTGGTTGTGTTAGGAGTGAGAGGGATGTCAAGACATATTCAAACGTATCTTATCAGAACATTGCTCTGaaaatgctagccacagatgtaggtgaaatgtcaggagctaaaacttccagaccatggccacacagcccggaaaacccacaccagccagctgattctggccttgaaagcctttgacaatttgtATTTTTATGTGACTCATACCCCTGGAAACCAGCTTAcagttctcttctccattttattctaacaaccatgtgaggctgagaaagtatgACTGACCCATCAAAGtttcatggcagtgtggggatctGAGCCCAGATCTCTCAGGCTGTGGTCTAACACTGACCACTACACACCACTCCTTTCCCCTCACATGTGACTGAAGAGGTTTATGGTTCACAGATGgtaaaacagtaaaaaattaGACTAAGTTATCAACTGCAGCTGGGTGACCAGTGGCCTAGGGATTGCAGCAACCCTCCAGAAAGTTTCTTTAGGGCCCTAGCATAGACCTTGATCTCAAGGACTTGCAGTCAGTGACCTAAACAGTTTGTTGGTGCAAACTGACAGCAATGTTTTTGTGATACTGTAATAAATAGATCTGTGTTTACAAACATCCGTCTTGGAGTCTCAATCTGGGCATAGATGTGTGTCTCTTACACTTCCTGCAACATAACTATTTCAGCCATCTAGTGCTGGTATCCTCCTCATCTGAAGTCTCTTTAGTATTCTTCTGCCATGTTTTTCTTTTGCCGCTCACGGATGTCCTCTTACCCTTCTCTTAGATCCTGCTTCTCAATGTCAGAGTCGGGGCACAGCCAACCCGGGCTGTATGAGCGTCGCCGCCGCTGGAACCGTGATAAGGAATTGGGTCACCAGAGCCTGTCTGGGCCAGGCCGGGACCGCGACTATGTCCCCTGGGACCGTGATCGAGATCGGCGGGTAAGATCTTAAGTCTGGGGACTGGGTTGGGAAGGAAGGACCAACTTTGAGGGCTCAGCCTAaccccttctgttttttttagGACCCCATGGACGAGCCAGTGggatccatgatgcagaagaccCCGATCATCCTGGCCAAGCCACCTGCAGAAAGGGTAGGGTGGGGAAGCACAGTCTGTAACCTGATGGGGTCCTAGTAGCTGATTCACTTCCGCAGCTTGTCTGGATGGTAATGCGGAAAAAGCTTACTGTTTAGAACCTAGTTGAACTAACAAAACCTTCATTTGTGGACTGTTTAAATCTAATCCATAGTCCAGGAATCAACACTTGGTAGCCCCATTCTGTCTGTTTCCCTTAGGGGATAACATACAGACTCCCCCCACAACTAAGTTGTagtttcttattcttattattctctTTGCATTTCCTAAAACAGTAAAGTACAGAGATGTCTCAGCCAGCAGGGTAAAAGAGATGGGAGATCCCCTCTTTTTCTCACAcactccctttgctttccctttcttttcattGCTTtagtttgtctcagaaaaagatgttagttggGTTGTATATTCCTTTGCCACAGACTCAACGtgctgaaccttctttgttgtccTAGGTCCACCTTGGTCCTagtagtgcctacctagccctgctcccccatctgtttgaaagatTGAATGAACCGTAattgctcttgtatcaaagtgccatgttcaataatgcacaaaataatggttttgacaaaggggaGTGCACAAAAATGAATTATGTTTCTCacattcgtttgggactatattctaatgtggaagcatacagttttctcgaTCGCTCCCCCACCACTGACTTTcccaacatctttttctgaggcagagtataTCTGAATGGGATGTTTGGAAAATGGATGGAGGAGGGTAGAGAACTCTGAGTCCGGCTGGTACCTGTGCAAGGATCCATAATGTTTTAGGTGGCATGGAGGGGAATGGAAGAagcactcccaccccccaccctagTCAGTGGGATCTGTCAATTTGAGCAAACGCAGCTGCATATCTGTTTGTGGCCTTGAGAAGATTTGGGTGTTGGTCTTTGTGTCCTTGCAGTCCAAGGGAGCCCCGCCCGCAGCTCCCGCTCCAGcacctgctgctgccccaccTATCGAGAAGCCCATTGTGCTGATGAAGTCCCGGGAAGAAGGCAAAGGTCCCGTGGGGGCAATAGAGACATCCACCCAGCCCCCTGCAGCTGTTGCCAAGGTGGAGAAAGAGGGCCAGCGCCCCACGCAGCCGGTCTATCAGATCCAGAACAGGGGGATGGGCTCAACCGCATCCAGCGGCGTCATGGACCGTAAGTATAAAGCAGGACTACAGTTACACAGGAAAGGGGGCAACAAGGGTTGCCAGTTAAACATATCTAATAGTTAACAGTGCAACCAAGGTTTGTGAGATTAAATCcaaggttttaattattttgtttatgaAATTTATTCCCCACCGTTCCTTTGACAAGCCAGGCTCGGAGTGGCTTACAAGAAAGTACAATGCAATTCGTGAGACACTCTGAAAAGGCACTAATAAtgataaataaatgtattaaaatatataacactattaaaaaaaaactcctatgGAAACATAGCCGCatccaacagccaatcagtaaAATGATCTGGTGGAAGCAATGCAAGAACTGCAAGACATACACAGTGACTGACTGAAAGTTCttgtcttgcaagccctgtggaagGTAACAAGTCCTGCCAGGCACGTGTGTCCTCTGACAAAACATTCCACCACGATGGGGCTGCCAGAATGACGCTCCTGGGGATGTTGGTTTTGAGagctttgaggagcagcagtggcgtagtggttaagagcaggtgtactctaatctggagaaaccgggtttgattccccactctgccgcttgagctgtggaggcttatctggggaattcagattagcctgtgcactccagcacatgccagctgggtgaccttgggctagtcacagttcttcggcatGCTCTCAacctcactcacctcacagggtgtttgttgtgggggggtgaagggaaaggagtttgttagcccctttgagtctccttgcagaagagaaaggggggatataaatccaactcttcttcttccatgaagAAAGAGATGTGCAAAGCGAGAGTTGGATTAttatgtgaggtgggatcctggGGATCTGCCTGTAGGGTTGTCCACTAGCTCCTTCTGACTCCCAACCCTTTTCGTCTTTCCAGCTGTGGTCGGTCAGGCCAAGCTGCTAGCCCCAGAGAGGATGAAACATAGCATCAAGCTCGTGGATGACCAAATGAACTGGTGCGACAGTGCCATTGACGTATGTATTCATTTTATGTAGTTATGCTATTTGTGGCCCTCCTTTGGGACTCTTAAGTGAGTTGATACAATGTACAGGATGGGTCATTCAATACACAATTGAATGGTGCCTTgcagaccgcattaccccatatgtcccttctaggcctctgcgttcagcagaggccaatttgctgctggtttccggcccctccatgatgcggctggtctccactcgggccagggcttttacggccctggcccctgcctggtggaacacccttcctccagctgtccgggccctgcaggatcttggtgagttccgcagggcctgttccaccgggcttggtgagttccgcagggcctgttccaccgggcttttggagtgtctggcCACTGATGTGCCCCCTCCCCGCCTCTACTCTAGTTTCCTgtgttggggtccctttaccacctatgggacccctctccccccctttggGAAGGTCTTTTAATaaggattttgttgctgacgctgtttttatttgcagaccgctgtgtttattttaaatgggttttaattatATGTTGCTTAATtacgttgttcaccgcccagagcccttcgggggtagggcggtataaaaaactcataaataaacaaataaataatatagtggTGAACAATACAATAGGACAAAccagaaatctttaaaaaaaaccagaactgaacaaaacATATTGACAATATTTTAAGCAGCGCGAAGCTTCTCACATCAATCTATACACAGTACTATTGACCAcggtccctaataatttatccaaagaACTTTGTGAATTATTCTGGTCAGTGCTACTCtgttgcctgcatagaaaagccctctttaATAACtcaattttgcataatttgtagATAGCCAGGAGACTGGGAGTCTTCCTGAACTCCGCAAGAAGGCCGTTCGATAAGGACTGTGCAGCATCCAGAGAGTCCCTACTATCATTGTTTATCTGAATGTTCCTTCTGTTGCCTGTGGTCTTCCCAAGACATGTTGGACAAAAATTCTTTCCATATGGGATTCGGGTGGCACCATACTACGTGGGAAAAAGTTATGAGTTTCCCTTTCCAATACACCGCTACTGTGACAGCTTCTTTGGAAAGCGGGTGTCCTGTAGACTAATCTCCTTCCACGCCCTAGGTTACAGAGCATACAATCATCGAGATTTCAGTTCTAGCTAGAGTAGTTACTGGTATTTTCTGTCTTGTTATTTCTCATTAGTTCCTCCTGGACCAAACTGATGTACTGGTAGTTGGAGTGCTGGGATTGCAGGGTACTGGCAAGTCcatggtgatgtcacttttgTCAGCCAATCAACCTGAAGAGGACCAGAGGTACTCGGGAGATGGGGAAGTGAAGGAGCTAGTTGGAAATGGCTGGTCATTGGGTGTTAAAAGAAAGAGGCTGGGAGAATAAATTGAAGGAGGGATGTATCTGGAGTTTCTGAAAGTGTTGCATAAGGTGTTTAAGCTTGGATAGAGAGGGGTAGGTCTGGCTCTGGATATTTAAGCCAGGTTGCGGCAGGACTGGCACTAGGTAATAAAAGATTGAAAGTAGCAGTCAAGGGAAATGCTTTGTACTGGGTTTGGAGCTGTTGTAGTTGGAGCAGTGAGTTGGGGGTTAAAAAGTCGGTGTGGTACAGGAGGACTGAAAGCCTGCAATCAAAGAATTGGTTTGTTGGTTGAAATTGACATGTGAAATTCAGCCCCAACTTTCCTCTCTTTTCCTGGATCACATTAGTTAAAAGTCCACTTCTTCTTTGCCTATTAAAGCCTAGAAGAAGATTTAATCCCTAATAATTACCCCTTCCCTCAGATATTGGACTGCAGAAGTTCTTTTAGTTTTGGTACCTGAGCACTTGAGACGTTTATGAATATTCCATGCCCTCGCAACAGTTCCGCCAATCAGAGACAGAAGCTTCGCCGCCATGAGTGTCACACAATTCAAATCGTCCAACCTTCTGTGCTTCTTAGCTCCTGGTCCCATCTCCTCTTTTTCAGAACCTACGTGTTCCGCACTCAGAGCCAAGAGATCAAGGAGCGTGGGGGCAACCAGACTAGCGGCATTGACTTCTTCATCACTCAGGAGCGAATCATCTTCTTGGACACTCAGGTGTGTAAAATGGACTTCTGTCAACAGTTCCTTCCAGATGTCCTCTACAGAAGCTCGTGCATGGAAACTACCATAGTAATTTGGGACAATTCAATCTACTCCACAGATGCTTCCTTCATCTCCTGTGGATAAAGATGTATCTTGTTTTGAAACTGAAGCTATTTAATTAGGGTAACTGGTCAGGCCCTGGTAGCAGGTAGCCACGCCTCTTTGCCACAGGGCACAATCCCTTGTGAAGCATGCATTTCAGAGATGAATTTGTTGGAAGGACTAAAACAGGGAGCAAAAAAGGTCAAGAACAAGGAAGATTCCAGGTGTAGATACATAGACTGCAGAGGCTGCTCTCTTGCTTTTGCAAGATGTTGGAGCGGTGATGTGTCCAagagctggggggaaggggaaagtcaTACCAGTGTAGCTTCATAAAGTTaactaccttatatactcgcgtataagtctactttttcagcacattttttgtgctgaaaaaagctcccctcaacttatacgcaagtgagggtCTTAcctaattcttgtgtggcgttccccctctcccgtcttcgctctctcctgccttcttctctgcctccaccctttcagccgctttctctgcctctgcttcgttctcctctgccttcttctctgcctcccccctttcagccgctttctcagcctccttctctgcttcactctcctctgccttcttctccttctgactcctttcagccgctttctctgcctctgccttcttcttggtgGCGGCTGGCCCCTGGGTCTTGGCGgttgacagccagtcgacctgggtgagctggacaagctgtgggatggagaggtcggtggcagagatcttgggattggtgagatggggggtcagtggcagagacccccaaatagtaCCTGACCATATCTataatttaccagtagctgctgcatttcccaccttacACTTATACTTTTTTTCGgggtcaatacgttttcccagttttttgtggtataattaggtgccttgacttatattcaggtcgacttatacacgagtatatatggcaATTTCCACCAAAATGTTGAATCTCTTTGCAGCCAATCCTCAGCCCCTCCATCCTGGACCACCTCATTAACAACGATCGCAAGCTGCCTCCTGAGTATAACCTACCGCACACCTATGTTGAGATGCAGGTAGGGATCATTCCTGTTCTGTGCGAGTTGGCCCTTTGGAGGATGCGAGGCCAATGCAGGATACATTAATGTCTTTCTACCTTGTAGTGTGTGGACAACTCTCTTCTATCtgtttgttgctgctgtttctgGTACCGTGGTCCTAAAGCCTGTCACATTTTACTGGGttctatattttgtaatctgccttcagtCTCAGCGAGGAAGGCAGAgtacaaaataaagcaaaatagatcCTACAGAACTCTTTGCCTCTGGCAGGAGGAGTGGGGCGGATCTCCCTATCCAAATCATAAGAGAAAGGATACAGTTTGAATGGGTGGGGCCTTGCCTGTGACATACTCTGTCTATGGCAGGCAAAGATTCTCTCTTTCCATGTGTCCCTGTGAACTAACTGCAGTCATCTGGCAGTTGTTCGTTGGCTGTTCTACCAGTTAGGGTGACTCGTCTGGCTTCAGCCAAAACCTGGGCCTTGTCCTTTGTGGCTCCGGTGCTGTGGAATGGGCaccataaagaagagaagaagagtttggatttatatcccccctttctctcctgcaggagactcaaagggggggcccctccttggagatctttagGAAGCTCTACCTGTTTGCCATGGCTTTTGACAGGGTttaaatggcaggcatctttgAAGAGGGGATTTAGGACttgctattttatctttggtttttgctggggatgttttaactattaccgtaagccactttgaaccaagaggaaaagcagggtatgcattggctgttgtgggttttccaggctgagcggccatggtctggtagcttttgctcctgatgttttgtccgcatctgtggctggcatcttcagaggcatgtcacaataagctATGTACAGAGAAAAAGACAGCTcactgtgacattcctctgacgatgccagccgtAGACGCGTGTAAAATGTTTGGAACGAAAACTaccaagaccacggccacacacggCCCGGAAAGcgcacaacacccagttgattccggtcatgaaagccttcgggaATAAAATGCAggatatatacatttttaaaaaataatagcaaTATATAAGGTCAGGCTCCTTCTAGTAAAACCCACTCTTTAGTCCTGTTTCCCCTTAACACTTGTACAAGCTGTGCTtggctcccttcttccctcccatcTACTTCCATTGCTAGTGAATTCCAAACTGTCTCACATTCCAAGGAGAGCTCACGTTGAAACTTGGTGTAGGGACAAGGATGCTCTTGGCCCTTTCTTCTTCGGAGTGTAGTCCTAGAGGTGTTTTCAGTGGTTTAAatcaaggccaattggccatgccagaaggggctgatgggaattgtactccat of Sphaerodactylus townsendi isolate TG3544 linkage group LG06, MPM_Stown_v2.3, whole genome shotgun sequence contains these proteins:
- the SMG9 gene encoding nonsense-mediated mRNA decay factor SMG9, which codes for MSESGHSQPGLYERRRRWNRDKELGHQSLSGPGRDRDYVPWDRDRDRRDPMDEPVGSMMQKTPIILAKPPAERSKGAPPAAPAPAPAAAPPIEKPIVLMKSREEGKGPVGAIETSTQPPAAVAKVEKEGQRPTQPVYQIQNRGMGSTASSGVMDPVVGQAKLLAPERMKHSIKLVDDQMNWCDSAIDFLLDQTDVLVVGVLGLQGTGKSMVMSLLSANQPEEDQRTYVFRTQSQEIKERGGNQTSGIDFFITQERIIFLDTQPILSPSILDHLINNDRKLPPEYNLPHTYVEMQSLQIAAFLFTVCHVVIVVQDWFTDLSLYRFLQTAEMVKPSTPSPSHESSNSSGTDEGTEYYPHIVFLQNKAKRENFCPRNLKQMHLVVDKIMMHSHLKYKGTLSMLDCNIFPGLPPSYLDTEVNLFLLPFMDTDADDALPRAAPGSGPLFSLLPGYKGHPSFPSLIAKLRSQIMSMSRPQLSHTILTEKNWFHYAARIWDGVKKSSALAEYSRLLA